A DNA window from Oncorhynchus tshawytscha isolate Ot180627B linkage group LG13, Otsh_v2.0, whole genome shotgun sequence contains the following coding sequences:
- the LOC112264782 gene encoding retinoic acid receptor RXR-beta-A isoform X4 codes for MGDSRDSRSPDSSSVSSPPSGQRSPPLTPTAAAMTSLPPVTSAVNSPISSMGSPFSVISSSLGSPCLPGTPSVGYGPISSPQINSTVSMSGLHAVSSSDDVKPPFGLGGHSPGGPMLSQKRLCAICGDRSSGKHYGVHSCEGCKGFFKRTVRKDLSYTCRDNKDCLVDKRQRNRCQYCRYQKCLACGMKREAVQEERQRNKERESEVESTSAINEEMPVEKILEAEMAVEQKTDLHADGSSGDSSPNDPVTNICQAADKQLFTLVEWAKRVPHFSELALDDQVILLRAGWNELLIASFSHRSISVKDGILLATGLHVHRNSAHSAGVGAIFDRESAHNAEVGAIFDRVLTELVSKMRDMQMDKTELGCLRAIILFNPDAKGLSSPSEVELLREKVYASLESYCKQRYPDQQGRFAKLLLRLPALRSIGLKCLEHLFFFKLIGDTPIDTFLMEMLEAPHQLT; via the exons ATGGGTGACAGCAGAG ATTCCCGCAGCCCAGACAGCTCCTCTGTGTCCTCCCCTCCCTCGGGCCAGCGCTCGCCACCCCTGACCCCCACAGCTGCTGCCATGACTTCTCTGCCGCCCGTCACTTCGGCCGTCAACAGCCCCATCAGCAGCATGGGCTCGCCCTTCTCTGTCATCAGCTCCTCCCTGGGGTCACCCTGCCTGCCCGGGACACCCTCGGTGGGCTACGGCCCCATCAGCAGCCCCCAG atCAACTCCACAGTGTCCATGTCGGGGCTGCACGCGGTCAGCAGCTCGGATGACGTGAAGCCTCCGTTCGGACTGGGAGGCCACAGCCCAGGGGGCCCCATGCTCTCCCAAAAGCGCCTGTGTGCCATCTGTGGTGACCGCTCCTCCG gtaagCACTACGGAGTGCACAGCTGCGAGGGCTGCAAGGGTTTCTTCAAGCGCACGGTGCGCAAGGACCTGAGCTACACCTGCCGGGACAACAAGGACTGCCTGGTGGACAAGCGCCAGCGCAACCGCTGCCAGTACTGCCGCTACCAGAAGTGCCTGGCCTGTGGCATGAAGAGGGAAG CCGTGCAGGAAGAGCGCCAGAGGAACAAGGAGCGGGAGAGCGAGGTGGAGTCGACCAGTGCCATCAACGAGGAGATGCCTGTGGAAAAGATCCTAGAGGCAGAGATGGCCGTGGAACAGAAGACCGACCTGCATGCCGATGGGAGCTCCGGGGACAGCtcg CCCAACGACCCGGTCACCAACATCTGCCAGGCTGCAGACAAGCAGCTGTTTACCCTGGTGGAGTGGGCCAAGAGGGTCCCCCACTTCTCTGAGCTGGCCCTGGACGACCAGGTCATCCTGCTACGTGCTG gttggaACGAGCTGCTGATCGCTTCCTTTTCTCACCGCTCCATCAGTGTGAAGGACGGCATCCTATTGGCCACCGGCCTACACGTGCACAGGAACAGCGCCCACAGTGCCGGCGTGGGAGCCATCTTCGACAG GGAGAGTGCGCACAATGCAGAGGTTGGAGCCATATTTGACAG AGTTCTCACGGAGCTGGTCAGTAAGATGAGAGACATGCAGATGGACAAGACAGAGCTCGGCTGCCTCCGAGCCATCATCCTCTTCAACCCAG ATGCCAAGGGCCTGTCCAGCCCCAGTGAAGTGGAATTGCTGAGGGAGAAGGTGTACGCATCGCTGGAGTCCTATTGTAAACAGAGATACCCCGACCAGCAGGGCAG GTTCGCTAAGCTCCTCCTCCGGCTGCCAGCGCTGCGCTCCATTGGCCTGAAGTGCCTGGAGCACCTGTTTTTCTTCAAGCTGATTGGCGACACCCCTATCGACACGTTCCTCATGGAGATGCTAGAGGCGCCCCACCAGCTGACCTAA
- the LOC112264782 gene encoding retinoic acid receptor RXR-beta-A isoform X6: MGDSRDSRSPDSSSVSSPPSGQRSPPLTPTAAAMTSLPPVTSAVNSPISSMGSPFSVISSSLGSPCLPGTPSVGYGPISSPQINSTVSMSGLHAVSSSDDVKPPFGLGGHSPGGPMLSQKRLCAICGDRSSGKHYGVHSCEGCKGFFKRTVRKDLSYTCRDNKDCLVDKRQRNRCQYCRYQKCLACGMKREVVQDERQRSVQEERQRNKERESEVESTSAINEEMPVEKILEAEMAVEQKTDLHADGSSGDSSPNDPVTNICQAADKQLFTLVEWAKRVPHFSELALDDQVILLRAGWNELLIASFSHRSISVKDGILLATGLHVHRNSAHSAGVGAIFDRVLTELVSKMRDMQMDKTELGCLRAIILFNPDAKGLSSPSEVELLREKVYASLESYCKQRYPDQQGRFAKLLLRLPALRSIGLKCLEHLFFFKLIGDTPIDTFLMEMLEAPHQLT; this comes from the exons ATGGGTGACAGCAGAG ATTCCCGCAGCCCAGACAGCTCCTCTGTGTCCTCCCCTCCCTCGGGCCAGCGCTCGCCACCCCTGACCCCCACAGCTGCTGCCATGACTTCTCTGCCGCCCGTCACTTCGGCCGTCAACAGCCCCATCAGCAGCATGGGCTCGCCCTTCTCTGTCATCAGCTCCTCCCTGGGGTCACCCTGCCTGCCCGGGACACCCTCGGTGGGCTACGGCCCCATCAGCAGCCCCCAG atCAACTCCACAGTGTCCATGTCGGGGCTGCACGCGGTCAGCAGCTCGGATGACGTGAAGCCTCCGTTCGGACTGGGAGGCCACAGCCCAGGGGGCCCCATGCTCTCCCAAAAGCGCCTGTGTGCCATCTGTGGTGACCGCTCCTCCG gtaagCACTACGGAGTGCACAGCTGCGAGGGCTGCAAGGGTTTCTTCAAGCGCACGGTGCGCAAGGACCTGAGCTACACCTGCCGGGACAACAAGGACTGCCTGGTGGACAAGCGCCAGCGCAACCGCTGCCAGTACTGCCGCTACCAGAAGTGCCTGGCCTGTGGCATGAAGAGGGAAG TGGTCCAAGATGAACGACAGAGAT CCGTGCAGGAAGAGCGCCAGAGGAACAAGGAGCGGGAGAGCGAGGTGGAGTCGACCAGTGCCATCAACGAGGAGATGCCTGTGGAAAAGATCCTAGAGGCAGAGATGGCCGTGGAACAGAAGACCGACCTGCATGCCGATGGGAGCTCCGGGGACAGCtcg CCCAACGACCCGGTCACCAACATCTGCCAGGCTGCAGACAAGCAGCTGTTTACCCTGGTGGAGTGGGCCAAGAGGGTCCCCCACTTCTCTGAGCTGGCCCTGGACGACCAGGTCATCCTGCTACGTGCTG gttggaACGAGCTGCTGATCGCTTCCTTTTCTCACCGCTCCATCAGTGTGAAGGACGGCATCCTATTGGCCACCGGCCTACACGTGCACAGGAACAGCGCCCACAGTGCCGGCGTGGGAGCCATCTTCGACAG AGTTCTCACGGAGCTGGTCAGTAAGATGAGAGACATGCAGATGGACAAGACAGAGCTCGGCTGCCTCCGAGCCATCATCCTCTTCAACCCAG ATGCCAAGGGCCTGTCCAGCCCCAGTGAAGTGGAATTGCTGAGGGAGAAGGTGTACGCATCGCTGGAGTCCTATTGTAAACAGAGATACCCCGACCAGCAGGGCAG GTTCGCTAAGCTCCTCCTCCGGCTGCCAGCGCTGCGCTCCATTGGCCTGAAGTGCCTGGAGCACCTGTTTTTCTTCAAGCTGATTGGCGACACCCCTATCGACACGTTCCTCATGGAGATGCTAGAGGCGCCCCACCAGCTGACCTAA
- the LOC112264782 gene encoding retinoic acid receptor RXR-beta-A isoform X8, giving the protein MGDSRDSRSPDSSSVSSPPSGQRSPPLTPTAAAMTSLPPVTSAVNSPISSMGSPFSVISSSLGSPCLPGTPSVGYGPISSPQINSTVSMSGLHAVSSSDDVKPPFGLGGHSPGGPMLSQKRLCAICGDRSSGKHYGVHSCEGCKGFFKRTVRKDLSYTCRDNKDCLVDKRQRNRCQYCRYQKCLACGMKREAVQEERQRNKERESEVESTSAINEEMPVEKILEAEMAVEQKTDLHADGSSGDSSPNDPVTNICQAADKQLFTLVEWAKRVPHFSELALDDQVILLRAGWNELLIASFSHRSISVKDGILLATGLHVHRNSAHSAGVGAIFDRVLTELVSKMRDMQMDKTELGCLRAIILFNPDAKGLSSPSEVELLREKVYASLESYCKQRYPDQQGRFAKLLLRLPALRSIGLKCLEHLFFFKLIGDTPIDTFLMEMLEAPHQLT; this is encoded by the exons ATGGGTGACAGCAGAG ATTCCCGCAGCCCAGACAGCTCCTCTGTGTCCTCCCCTCCCTCGGGCCAGCGCTCGCCACCCCTGACCCCCACAGCTGCTGCCATGACTTCTCTGCCGCCCGTCACTTCGGCCGTCAACAGCCCCATCAGCAGCATGGGCTCGCCCTTCTCTGTCATCAGCTCCTCCCTGGGGTCACCCTGCCTGCCCGGGACACCCTCGGTGGGCTACGGCCCCATCAGCAGCCCCCAG atCAACTCCACAGTGTCCATGTCGGGGCTGCACGCGGTCAGCAGCTCGGATGACGTGAAGCCTCCGTTCGGACTGGGAGGCCACAGCCCAGGGGGCCCCATGCTCTCCCAAAAGCGCCTGTGTGCCATCTGTGGTGACCGCTCCTCCG gtaagCACTACGGAGTGCACAGCTGCGAGGGCTGCAAGGGTTTCTTCAAGCGCACGGTGCGCAAGGACCTGAGCTACACCTGCCGGGACAACAAGGACTGCCTGGTGGACAAGCGCCAGCGCAACCGCTGCCAGTACTGCCGCTACCAGAAGTGCCTGGCCTGTGGCATGAAGAGGGAAG CCGTGCAGGAAGAGCGCCAGAGGAACAAGGAGCGGGAGAGCGAGGTGGAGTCGACCAGTGCCATCAACGAGGAGATGCCTGTGGAAAAGATCCTAGAGGCAGAGATGGCCGTGGAACAGAAGACCGACCTGCATGCCGATGGGAGCTCCGGGGACAGCtcg CCCAACGACCCGGTCACCAACATCTGCCAGGCTGCAGACAAGCAGCTGTTTACCCTGGTGGAGTGGGCCAAGAGGGTCCCCCACTTCTCTGAGCTGGCCCTGGACGACCAGGTCATCCTGCTACGTGCTG gttggaACGAGCTGCTGATCGCTTCCTTTTCTCACCGCTCCATCAGTGTGAAGGACGGCATCCTATTGGCCACCGGCCTACACGTGCACAGGAACAGCGCCCACAGTGCCGGCGTGGGAGCCATCTTCGACAG AGTTCTCACGGAGCTGGTCAGTAAGATGAGAGACATGCAGATGGACAAGACAGAGCTCGGCTGCCTCCGAGCCATCATCCTCTTCAACCCAG ATGCCAAGGGCCTGTCCAGCCCCAGTGAAGTGGAATTGCTGAGGGAGAAGGTGTACGCATCGCTGGAGTCCTATTGTAAACAGAGATACCCCGACCAGCAGGGCAG GTTCGCTAAGCTCCTCCTCCGGCTGCCAGCGCTGCGCTCCATTGGCCTGAAGTGCCTGGAGCACCTGTTTTTCTTCAAGCTGATTGGCGACACCCCTATCGACACGTTCCTCATGGAGATGCTAGAGGCGCCCCACCAGCTGACCTAA
- the LOC112264782 gene encoding retinoic acid receptor RXR-beta-A isoform X2, whose translation MGDSRDSRSPDSSSVSSPPSGQRSPPLTPTAAAMTSLPPVTSAVNSPISSMGSPFSVISSSLGSPCLPGTPSVGYGPISSPQINSTVSMSGLHAVSSSDDVKPPFGLGGHSPGGPMLSQKRLCAICGDRSSGKHYGVHSCEGCKGFFKRTVRKDLSYTCRDNKDCLVDKRQRNRCQYCRYQKCLACGMKREVVQDERQRSVQEERQRNKERESEVESTSAINEEMPVEKILEAEMAVEQKTDLHADGSSGDSSPNDPVTNICQAADKQLFTLVEWAKRVPHFSELALDDQVILLRAGWNELLIASFSHRSISVKDGILLATGLHVHRNSAHSAGVGAIFDRESAHNAEVGAIFDRVLTELVSKMRDMQMDKTELGCLRAIILFNPDAKGLSSPSEVELLREKVYASLESYCKQRYPDQQGRFAKLLLRLPALRSIGLKCLEHLFFFKLIGDTPIDTFLMEMLEAPHQLT comes from the exons ATGGGTGACAGCAGAG ATTCCCGCAGCCCAGACAGCTCCTCTGTGTCCTCCCCTCCCTCGGGCCAGCGCTCGCCACCCCTGACCCCCACAGCTGCTGCCATGACTTCTCTGCCGCCCGTCACTTCGGCCGTCAACAGCCCCATCAGCAGCATGGGCTCGCCCTTCTCTGTCATCAGCTCCTCCCTGGGGTCACCCTGCCTGCCCGGGACACCCTCGGTGGGCTACGGCCCCATCAGCAGCCCCCAG atCAACTCCACAGTGTCCATGTCGGGGCTGCACGCGGTCAGCAGCTCGGATGACGTGAAGCCTCCGTTCGGACTGGGAGGCCACAGCCCAGGGGGCCCCATGCTCTCCCAAAAGCGCCTGTGTGCCATCTGTGGTGACCGCTCCTCCG gtaagCACTACGGAGTGCACAGCTGCGAGGGCTGCAAGGGTTTCTTCAAGCGCACGGTGCGCAAGGACCTGAGCTACACCTGCCGGGACAACAAGGACTGCCTGGTGGACAAGCGCCAGCGCAACCGCTGCCAGTACTGCCGCTACCAGAAGTGCCTGGCCTGTGGCATGAAGAGGGAAG TGGTCCAAGATGAACGACAGAGAT CCGTGCAGGAAGAGCGCCAGAGGAACAAGGAGCGGGAGAGCGAGGTGGAGTCGACCAGTGCCATCAACGAGGAGATGCCTGTGGAAAAGATCCTAGAGGCAGAGATGGCCGTGGAACAGAAGACCGACCTGCATGCCGATGGGAGCTCCGGGGACAGCtcg CCCAACGACCCGGTCACCAACATCTGCCAGGCTGCAGACAAGCAGCTGTTTACCCTGGTGGAGTGGGCCAAGAGGGTCCCCCACTTCTCTGAGCTGGCCCTGGACGACCAGGTCATCCTGCTACGTGCTG gttggaACGAGCTGCTGATCGCTTCCTTTTCTCACCGCTCCATCAGTGTGAAGGACGGCATCCTATTGGCCACCGGCCTACACGTGCACAGGAACAGCGCCCACAGTGCCGGCGTGGGAGCCATCTTCGACAG GGAGAGTGCGCACAATGCAGAGGTTGGAGCCATATTTGACAG AGTTCTCACGGAGCTGGTCAGTAAGATGAGAGACATGCAGATGGACAAGACAGAGCTCGGCTGCCTCCGAGCCATCATCCTCTTCAACCCAG ATGCCAAGGGCCTGTCCAGCCCCAGTGAAGTGGAATTGCTGAGGGAGAAGGTGTACGCATCGCTGGAGTCCTATTGTAAACAGAGATACCCCGACCAGCAGGGCAG GTTCGCTAAGCTCCTCCTCCGGCTGCCAGCGCTGCGCTCCATTGGCCTGAAGTGCCTGGAGCACCTGTTTTTCTTCAAGCTGATTGGCGACACCCCTATCGACACGTTCCTCATGGAGATGCTAGAGGCGCCCCACCAGCTGACCTAA
- the LOC112264782 gene encoding retinoic acid receptor RXR-beta-A isoform X7 translates to MGDSRDSRSPDSSSVSSPPSGQRSPPLTPTAAAMTSLPPVTSAVNSPISSMGSPFSVISSSLGSPCLPGTPSVGYGPISSPQINSTVSMSGLHAVSSSDDVKPPFGLGGHSPGGPMLSQKRLCAICGDRSSGKHYGVHSCEGCKGFFKRTVRKDLSYTCRDNKDCLVDKRQRNRCQYCRYQKCLACGMKREAVQEERQRNKERESEVESTSAINEEMPVEKILEAEMAVEQKTDLHADGSSGDSSVNPNDPVTNICQAADKQLFTLVEWAKRVPHFSELALDDQVILLRAGWNELLIASFSHRSISVKDGILLATGLHVHRNSAHSAGVGAIFDRVLTELVSKMRDMQMDKTELGCLRAIILFNPDAKGLSSPSEVELLREKVYASLESYCKQRYPDQQGRFAKLLLRLPALRSIGLKCLEHLFFFKLIGDTPIDTFLMEMLEAPHQLT, encoded by the exons ATGGGTGACAGCAGAG ATTCCCGCAGCCCAGACAGCTCCTCTGTGTCCTCCCCTCCCTCGGGCCAGCGCTCGCCACCCCTGACCCCCACAGCTGCTGCCATGACTTCTCTGCCGCCCGTCACTTCGGCCGTCAACAGCCCCATCAGCAGCATGGGCTCGCCCTTCTCTGTCATCAGCTCCTCCCTGGGGTCACCCTGCCTGCCCGGGACACCCTCGGTGGGCTACGGCCCCATCAGCAGCCCCCAG atCAACTCCACAGTGTCCATGTCGGGGCTGCACGCGGTCAGCAGCTCGGATGACGTGAAGCCTCCGTTCGGACTGGGAGGCCACAGCCCAGGGGGCCCCATGCTCTCCCAAAAGCGCCTGTGTGCCATCTGTGGTGACCGCTCCTCCG gtaagCACTACGGAGTGCACAGCTGCGAGGGCTGCAAGGGTTTCTTCAAGCGCACGGTGCGCAAGGACCTGAGCTACACCTGCCGGGACAACAAGGACTGCCTGGTGGACAAGCGCCAGCGCAACCGCTGCCAGTACTGCCGCTACCAGAAGTGCCTGGCCTGTGGCATGAAGAGGGAAG CCGTGCAGGAAGAGCGCCAGAGGAACAAGGAGCGGGAGAGCGAGGTGGAGTCGACCAGTGCCATCAACGAGGAGATGCCTGTGGAAAAGATCCTAGAGGCAGAGATGGCCGTGGAACAGAAGACCGACCTGCATGCCGATGGGAGCTCCGGGGACAGCtcggtaaat CCCAACGACCCGGTCACCAACATCTGCCAGGCTGCAGACAAGCAGCTGTTTACCCTGGTGGAGTGGGCCAAGAGGGTCCCCCACTTCTCTGAGCTGGCCCTGGACGACCAGGTCATCCTGCTACGTGCTG gttggaACGAGCTGCTGATCGCTTCCTTTTCTCACCGCTCCATCAGTGTGAAGGACGGCATCCTATTGGCCACCGGCCTACACGTGCACAGGAACAGCGCCCACAGTGCCGGCGTGGGAGCCATCTTCGACAG AGTTCTCACGGAGCTGGTCAGTAAGATGAGAGACATGCAGATGGACAAGACAGAGCTCGGCTGCCTCCGAGCCATCATCCTCTTCAACCCAG ATGCCAAGGGCCTGTCCAGCCCCAGTGAAGTGGAATTGCTGAGGGAGAAGGTGTACGCATCGCTGGAGTCCTATTGTAAACAGAGATACCCCGACCAGCAGGGCAG GTTCGCTAAGCTCCTCCTCCGGCTGCCAGCGCTGCGCTCCATTGGCCTGAAGTGCCTGGAGCACCTGTTTTTCTTCAAGCTGATTGGCGACACCCCTATCGACACGTTCCTCATGGAGATGCTAGAGGCGCCCCACCAGCTGACCTAA
- the LOC112264782 gene encoding retinoic acid receptor RXR-beta-A isoform X3: MGDSRDSRSPDSSSVSSPPSGQRSPPLTPTAAAMTSLPPVTSAVNSPISSMGSPFSVISSSLGSPCLPGTPSVGYGPISSPQINSTVSMSGLHAVSSSDDVKPPFGLGGHSPGGPMLSQKRLCAICGDRSSGKHYGVHSCEGCKGFFKRTVRKDLSYTCRDNKDCLVDKRQRNRCQYCRYQKCLACGMKREAVQEERQRNKERESEVESTSAINEEMPVEKILEAEMAVEQKTDLHADGSSGDSSVNPNDPVTNICQAADKQLFTLVEWAKRVPHFSELALDDQVILLRAGWNELLIASFSHRSISVKDGILLATGLHVHRNSAHSAGVGAIFDRESAHNAEVGAIFDRVLTELVSKMRDMQMDKTELGCLRAIILFNPDAKGLSSPSEVELLREKVYASLESYCKQRYPDQQGRFAKLLLRLPALRSIGLKCLEHLFFFKLIGDTPIDTFLMEMLEAPHQLT; the protein is encoded by the exons ATGGGTGACAGCAGAG ATTCCCGCAGCCCAGACAGCTCCTCTGTGTCCTCCCCTCCCTCGGGCCAGCGCTCGCCACCCCTGACCCCCACAGCTGCTGCCATGACTTCTCTGCCGCCCGTCACTTCGGCCGTCAACAGCCCCATCAGCAGCATGGGCTCGCCCTTCTCTGTCATCAGCTCCTCCCTGGGGTCACCCTGCCTGCCCGGGACACCCTCGGTGGGCTACGGCCCCATCAGCAGCCCCCAG atCAACTCCACAGTGTCCATGTCGGGGCTGCACGCGGTCAGCAGCTCGGATGACGTGAAGCCTCCGTTCGGACTGGGAGGCCACAGCCCAGGGGGCCCCATGCTCTCCCAAAAGCGCCTGTGTGCCATCTGTGGTGACCGCTCCTCCG gtaagCACTACGGAGTGCACAGCTGCGAGGGCTGCAAGGGTTTCTTCAAGCGCACGGTGCGCAAGGACCTGAGCTACACCTGCCGGGACAACAAGGACTGCCTGGTGGACAAGCGCCAGCGCAACCGCTGCCAGTACTGCCGCTACCAGAAGTGCCTGGCCTGTGGCATGAAGAGGGAAG CCGTGCAGGAAGAGCGCCAGAGGAACAAGGAGCGGGAGAGCGAGGTGGAGTCGACCAGTGCCATCAACGAGGAGATGCCTGTGGAAAAGATCCTAGAGGCAGAGATGGCCGTGGAACAGAAGACCGACCTGCATGCCGATGGGAGCTCCGGGGACAGCtcggtaaat CCCAACGACCCGGTCACCAACATCTGCCAGGCTGCAGACAAGCAGCTGTTTACCCTGGTGGAGTGGGCCAAGAGGGTCCCCCACTTCTCTGAGCTGGCCCTGGACGACCAGGTCATCCTGCTACGTGCTG gttggaACGAGCTGCTGATCGCTTCCTTTTCTCACCGCTCCATCAGTGTGAAGGACGGCATCCTATTGGCCACCGGCCTACACGTGCACAGGAACAGCGCCCACAGTGCCGGCGTGGGAGCCATCTTCGACAG GGAGAGTGCGCACAATGCAGAGGTTGGAGCCATATTTGACAG AGTTCTCACGGAGCTGGTCAGTAAGATGAGAGACATGCAGATGGACAAGACAGAGCTCGGCTGCCTCCGAGCCATCATCCTCTTCAACCCAG ATGCCAAGGGCCTGTCCAGCCCCAGTGAAGTGGAATTGCTGAGGGAGAAGGTGTACGCATCGCTGGAGTCCTATTGTAAACAGAGATACCCCGACCAGCAGGGCAG GTTCGCTAAGCTCCTCCTCCGGCTGCCAGCGCTGCGCTCCATTGGCCTGAAGTGCCTGGAGCACCTGTTTTTCTTCAAGCTGATTGGCGACACCCCTATCGACACGTTCCTCATGGAGATGCTAGAGGCGCCCCACCAGCTGACCTAA
- the LOC112264782 gene encoding retinoic acid receptor RXR-beta-A isoform X5 produces the protein MGDSRDSRSPDSSSVSSPPSGQRSPPLTPTAAAMTSLPPVTSAVNSPISSMGSPFSVISSSLGSPCLPGTPSVGYGPISSPQINSTVSMSGLHAVSSSDDVKPPFGLGGHSPGGPMLSQKRLCAICGDRSSGKHYGVHSCEGCKGFFKRTVRKDLSYTCRDNKDCLVDKRQRNRCQYCRYQKCLACGMKREVVQDERQRSVQEERQRNKERESEVESTSAINEEMPVEKILEAEMAVEQKTDLHADGSSGDSSVNPNDPVTNICQAADKQLFTLVEWAKRVPHFSELALDDQVILLRAGWNELLIASFSHRSISVKDGILLATGLHVHRNSAHSAGVGAIFDRVLTELVSKMRDMQMDKTELGCLRAIILFNPDAKGLSSPSEVELLREKVYASLESYCKQRYPDQQGRFAKLLLRLPALRSIGLKCLEHLFFFKLIGDTPIDTFLMEMLEAPHQLT, from the exons ATGGGTGACAGCAGAG ATTCCCGCAGCCCAGACAGCTCCTCTGTGTCCTCCCCTCCCTCGGGCCAGCGCTCGCCACCCCTGACCCCCACAGCTGCTGCCATGACTTCTCTGCCGCCCGTCACTTCGGCCGTCAACAGCCCCATCAGCAGCATGGGCTCGCCCTTCTCTGTCATCAGCTCCTCCCTGGGGTCACCCTGCCTGCCCGGGACACCCTCGGTGGGCTACGGCCCCATCAGCAGCCCCCAG atCAACTCCACAGTGTCCATGTCGGGGCTGCACGCGGTCAGCAGCTCGGATGACGTGAAGCCTCCGTTCGGACTGGGAGGCCACAGCCCAGGGGGCCCCATGCTCTCCCAAAAGCGCCTGTGTGCCATCTGTGGTGACCGCTCCTCCG gtaagCACTACGGAGTGCACAGCTGCGAGGGCTGCAAGGGTTTCTTCAAGCGCACGGTGCGCAAGGACCTGAGCTACACCTGCCGGGACAACAAGGACTGCCTGGTGGACAAGCGCCAGCGCAACCGCTGCCAGTACTGCCGCTACCAGAAGTGCCTGGCCTGTGGCATGAAGAGGGAAG TGGTCCAAGATGAACGACAGAGAT CCGTGCAGGAAGAGCGCCAGAGGAACAAGGAGCGGGAGAGCGAGGTGGAGTCGACCAGTGCCATCAACGAGGAGATGCCTGTGGAAAAGATCCTAGAGGCAGAGATGGCCGTGGAACAGAAGACCGACCTGCATGCCGATGGGAGCTCCGGGGACAGCtcggtaaat CCCAACGACCCGGTCACCAACATCTGCCAGGCTGCAGACAAGCAGCTGTTTACCCTGGTGGAGTGGGCCAAGAGGGTCCCCCACTTCTCTGAGCTGGCCCTGGACGACCAGGTCATCCTGCTACGTGCTG gttggaACGAGCTGCTGATCGCTTCCTTTTCTCACCGCTCCATCAGTGTGAAGGACGGCATCCTATTGGCCACCGGCCTACACGTGCACAGGAACAGCGCCCACAGTGCCGGCGTGGGAGCCATCTTCGACAG AGTTCTCACGGAGCTGGTCAGTAAGATGAGAGACATGCAGATGGACAAGACAGAGCTCGGCTGCCTCCGAGCCATCATCCTCTTCAACCCAG ATGCCAAGGGCCTGTCCAGCCCCAGTGAAGTGGAATTGCTGAGGGAGAAGGTGTACGCATCGCTGGAGTCCTATTGTAAACAGAGATACCCCGACCAGCAGGGCAG GTTCGCTAAGCTCCTCCTCCGGCTGCCAGCGCTGCGCTCCATTGGCCTGAAGTGCCTGGAGCACCTGTTTTTCTTCAAGCTGATTGGCGACACCCCTATCGACACGTTCCTCATGGAGATGCTAGAGGCGCCCCACCAGCTGACCTAA